In one window of Kitasatospora sp. MMS16-BH015 DNA:
- the nirD gene encoding nitrite reductase small subunit NirD — protein sequence MTTSATLTPKVALHTDNGWLPVCDWDRLTPGRGVAVLLPDGRQAAVFRDGAGRLHALGNRDPFTGAYVLSRGLLGSTPEGRVYVASPLLKQRFDLGTGECLDDPAVRVPTHRARLQD from the coding sequence ATGACCACATCCGCCACGCTCACCCCGAAGGTAGCGCTGCACACCGACAACGGCTGGCTCCCGGTCTGCGACTGGGACCGGCTGACCCCCGGCCGGGGCGTCGCAGTGCTGCTCCCGGACGGCCGGCAGGCCGCCGTGTTCCGCGACGGCGCGGGCCGGCTCCACGCCCTCGGCAACCGCGACCCCTTCACCGGCGCCTACGTGCTCTCCCGCGGCCTGCTCGGCTCCACCCCCGAGGGCAGGGTCTACGTCGCCTCCCCGCTGCTCAAGCAGCGCTTCGACCTTGGCACCGGCGAGTGCCTGGACGACCCGGCCGTCCGCGTCCCGACCCACCGGGCCCGCCTCCAGGACTGA
- a CDS encoding SGNH/GDSL hydrolase family protein, with protein MGRSRAGLLVGLAGVLALAGAGCSAGVGGPVAKAAAAPSASPSPRAPVGPYVALGDSYTSGLGIAPKVGEPAGCARSGVNYPALVAKAVGLAGAGFTDVSCTGATTADLTESQRTASGTNAPQLDALSAATRLVTLGVGGNDAGFVGVVTECAAQGLKAALGLVKGDAPCRQHYTEGGRDELEQRVETAGSRLDAVLRQIRARAPQARVYVVGYPSLFPADGAGCAETLGRGVSTGDVGFLREKETALNAMLAERAKAAGAAYVDTFTPSLGHDMCAGEGVRWIEPPLPAAGMAPVHPNAQGQQGMAAAVLRAVRE; from the coding sequence GTGGGGCGGAGCCGGGCGGGGCTGCTGGTCGGGCTGGCCGGAGTGCTGGCGCTGGCCGGAGCCGGGTGCAGCGCCGGGGTCGGTGGGCCGGTGGCGAAAGCTGCGGCGGCGCCGAGCGCGAGCCCGAGCCCGCGGGCGCCGGTGGGGCCGTACGTGGCGCTGGGGGATTCCTACACCTCGGGGCTCGGGATCGCGCCGAAGGTGGGCGAGCCCGCGGGGTGTGCCCGCTCGGGTGTGAACTACCCCGCACTGGTGGCCAAGGCCGTCGGGCTGGCCGGGGCCGGCTTCACCGACGTGAGCTGCACCGGCGCGACCACCGCCGATCTGACGGAGTCCCAGCGCACGGCGAGCGGCACCAACGCCCCGCAGCTGGACGCGCTCTCCGCCGCCACCCGCCTGGTCACCCTCGGGGTCGGCGGCAACGACGCCGGCTTCGTCGGGGTGGTCACGGAGTGCGCGGCCCAGGGCCTCAAGGCGGCGCTCGGCCTGGTGAAGGGCGACGCGCCCTGCCGGCAGCACTACACCGAGGGCGGGCGGGACGAGCTCGAGCAGCGGGTGGAGACCGCCGGGTCCCGGCTGGACGCCGTGCTGCGGCAGATCCGGGCGCGGGCCCCGCAGGCCCGGGTGTACGTGGTGGGCTACCCGTCACTCTTCCCGGCGGACGGCGCGGGCTGCGCCGAGACGCTCGGACGCGGGGTGAGCACCGGGGACGTGGGCTTCCTCCGGGAGAAGGAGACCGCCCTCAACGCGATGCTGGCCGAGCGCGCGAAGGCGGCCGGGGCGGCGTACGTGGACACCTTCACGCCCTCCCTCGGGCACGACATGTGCGCCGGGGAGGGCGTGCGGTGGATCGAGCCGCCGCTGCCGGCGGCCGGCATGGCGCCGGTGCACCCCAATGCCCAGGGGCAGCAGGGGATGGCGGCGGCGGTGCTGCGGGCCGTCCGGGAGTGA